A stretch of DNA from Natrinema amylolyticum:
GTTTCGGAAGATGCTTCTGATACAGCGCAGCCAGCGTGTTCTCTTCCTCGAACGCAAGACCTGAGACCCGGTGAAGTGGCAGTTCACTGCCACCTTGGTTCTGTTCATAGAGACTGAAAAGTAGCCGACGCCGAATGGGGTGACTCAACGTATCCAGTAACTCATCAGCGGCGCCGTTCTGAGAGTGGCCAAGCATGTGTTAGGAATTCTACCAAAACCTCATAAACCTTCTTGCCGTTGCCTGGGGATTAATCGTGATCAAGACGTTGAAGACGATACTTCAGAAATGACATCCGAGTATGAGTGCCTTCAGTATGGGAGGATAGTCAAGGCCGAGACGAACCCTGGCGAGTGTGAGAAGTGTGGCGGCGACTTCCAGAATCGAGCAAAATCGGTTGAATAGTATTCTATCGGTTTCCTACACTGTCTAATAGCTGTCCCTGTCGAAACTGCAGTGAATTGTAATTTAGCACTCTCCAACGATACGTCTGGCAGCTAAATCGTACGTGAACGGCCATAGAAGTTCCGACACCACAACAACTGCTGTCTCTACCCGCCACTTGAAAGATGACGCAGTGGAGGACCGCAAGTACCAGCTGCTCCTCGAGGCCTGCCACGACCTCGATGAGCACCGATCATTCGGGGGTTTTGCGGTTCGTCTCCGCGCCTCTCACTGAGTGATTCACATATCTCGAGTGCGATCTCGCGGTCGGGTCGACGGGTCGAGAGAAGGGGTGAATGTGAAGGCAACAGGATCTCCCGGATGAGCGGTCAGTATTTACACATGACCTGTGTCTGGGGCGACCGAGTGAGAACGATGCACGATCGGGGGAACGTCCGTGAGCGAGAGTGAACCGGGGCCGGACAAGGACCCGTCCGCTGACGGATCGATCGTCACCGAACAGACCCCGACGCCGGCGATCCTCAGATCGCTCATCGAGAGTGGAGAACACGAGATACGCCGCGAAACAACAGGGCTCGCGCTGTCAGGATTCTCGGCCGGTCTCGACATCGGGTTCGGACCATTGTTGATGGCGGTGATGTTGACGCTCTCGCAGGGAGGGTACGGTGATCTCGGAACGGAGTTACTACTGGCGAGCGCGTACTCCATTGGCTTCATCTTCGTCATCCTCGGACGATCGGAACTGTTCACTGAACACACGACCATCGCGGTGATGCCGGTGCTCGCCGGTCGAGCAACGACCCGTGAACTGGCTCACCTCTGGGGAGTAATCTACGTCAGCAACGTCGTCGGGGGTGCGCTGTTCACGCTGCTTGTCGTTACATTGATGCCGAATCTCGGTGTCGCCTCACCAGAAGCATTCGAATCGATCGCGCACAAGCTCGTCAATCACGATCTCGAATGGCTGTTCGTCGCCGGCATCTTCGCGGGCTGGCTGATGGGGCTGGTGGCCTGGCTGGTGACGGCCGCACAGGGAACGGTAGGCCGCGTCCTATTTGTGTGGCTCGTCACCGCGTCGATCGGCATCCTCCACCTCCCCCACTCCATCGCGGGGAATGTGGAGGTACTGTTTGGTCTATTTCTCTCACCGACGGTCACGCTCGTGGATTACATCGCGTTTCTCGTCCTCTCGACGCTTGGGAACGCGATCGGCGGTGTCGTGTTCGTCGGGCTGTTGAAGTACGGTCACGTCGTCCGCGGCGGAGGCTGAGAGGTGCCTGCTGTCGCTCGTCGGACTAATCGTTTGAAGTGGATATGTGCATTAGATCTGCGTTTAGTCAGAATTCGGTGTGATCGCGTCGGACATCGGGCGGCGGATAGGTGTGTCGGATCATCGTATTAAGTTCGGCGTGTCTATCTGTCGGTTAACTAGTGTACTTTGTTACAGGGCGACTTCTCGAGAAGCATCTGTTAACGACTTGGCCTGTACTGACCGTTGCTCCCCCCTGGAACAAAAGCAATTGTGTTATGACTATCTCTCCTCTGTATCACTCAAACAGGAGTCCGTCCCAAATCCGAGTGATTGTTATTATTCTCTTTAGCAGCTACTGGTGTTCTCCCGACTCTTTAAAACACAATTTCCATCGGTCCAGAGTGGTTGTTTGAGTTCCGTCGTCAATTCTTATCGGGACATCTGTCGCCACGATCTCGACGTGTGACGCATACACGAAGAGACCACATTTCGTCTTTCGTGGATCAGTCTGTTGACGGGGCTTATGTACCGGCACCGTCTTAGTGATCTCACAGTAATCATGGGTGTCCAAACTATGTTGGTGGTGCGGATTTATCTTTTGAGCACATAGGAGGGGATGCAGTCGATCCAGGTCGTGTGGTTGGATCGCCACACACGGTTGGCCGTCGAACAACGGCCACTCGTGGACATCATTCCGGTGGATCAGTGATCTCTGCTCATCACCGGGTATCGGCTGGGTCAGCGTTCATTCCCGTGGGCCCCCTGGGTCAATTCCTCCTATTATCGAAGACCAATATATCACGGTCCCTCACGGCTCTTGTTCACACACATCTACCAATCTTTATATTTCCTGTCGTTGCCGGCTTCGATGGATATGATGTCCACGAGTAAACACCAAGTAACGGTGCCAGACGGGCTTACCTCACCACAGGCCAAACTCATCTACCTGGCCCTTCAGGCTCAGGAGGAAGCCACAGTAACCGACCTTCAGCAGATGCTGAGAATGCCGAAACTCACACTTCTGCCAATTCTTACGTCGCTTGTCGAAAACGAGCTTATCCAGCGCACAGAGGCTGGCTATGCCAGCTAGGACGTCCGGGACGATGCCGGCAAGCGGTAGTGGTCCCCACAATACCCGGCAGACGGTCCTGTTGGAAGGAGAGCAATGACAGTAGAACTCATCGAGTCTCAGGACGCGTTGGAGCTCCCGTCCCAGCAACCGCTTGCCGGTCGAACCTGTCTGGTCACTGGCGGGTCACGCGGGATCGGACGCGGCATCGCCCACGAGCTGGGACGGCACGGCGCGACCGTCGTCATTAACTACCGCTCGTCAGAGGACGCTGCCCACGACGTTGCCGACACGATTACTGACGCCGACACCGACGGAACGGGCCATCCAGTTCAAGCTGATGTCACCGCCCGAGACGAGATCGAAGCGATCACGAGATGATTCAAGAGACGGTCGGCCCGATCGACGTCCTCGTCAATAACGCCGGGATCACCACTGACCGGACGTTCGCCGACATGACGGCCGAGGACTGGCACCAAGTGATCGACGTCTCGCTTAACGGGACGTTCAACTGTACGCGGGCATTCTACGACGATCTCGAGCAGGCCGACAACGGGCGGATCATCACGATCTCGAGCGTGATCGGCAAGCAGGGCAACGTCGGCCAGGCGAATTACGCAGCGGCGAAAAGCGGCTTGTTCGGCTTCACCCGTTCGCTCGCACTCGAACTGGCGGACGCGGGCACAACAGCCAACTGCATCGCACCCGGCTTCACCCGCACCGAGATGGTCGAATCCATTCCCGACCACATCCAGGACGACCTCCGTGCGGAGATCCCCCTCGAGCGGTTCGCCAGCGTGGACGAGATCGCCGGACTCGTCCGCTATCTTGCCAGCGAGGAGGCGAGCTACATAACCGGTGAAGTGATTGACGTCAATGGAGGGATCGACCTGTGATGGCTCCCACCCAAGCTACGGACGGACAGAGCGAGCGGGTGGCAGTGATCGGTGCCTCGATGACCCAGTTCGGGCAACGCGAGGAATGGATCCTGGACCTGCTGGCGGAGGCCGGGAGCGAGTGTCTCGACGACGCGGGTGTCGACGCAGCCGAGATTGACCACCTGTACGTCTCGAACATGACCAGCGGCGAGTTCGAAGGGATGACGGGTGTGATGAACGCGCTGGTTCACGATCTCAACGCAATGCCGGCGTACACCCAACGGGTCGACCAGACGAGTTCGAGCGGTGGGGCCGGCATCTACGCCGCCTGGCAGTCGATCATGAGCGGCGCCAGCGAGATGACGCTGCTCGTTGGCGGCGAGAAGATGACCCACAAGACGACCGGTGAATCGACCGATATCATCGCCTCGATCGGCCACCCCGTCGAATACAAACACGGCGTGACGCTGCCGTCCTTCGCGGGACTGACCGCGCGCCACTACCTCGAGCGGTTCGACGTGCCCCGTGCGAGCCTCGCGAAAGTGGCGGTCAAGAATCACAAAAACGGCGTCGATAATCCGAACGCGCAGTTCCAGAGAGAGGTCGATCTCGAGACGGTGGTGGAGTCACCGATCATCGCCGACCCGCTGCGGTTGTACGACTTCTGTCCGGTTACGGACGGCTCGGCCGCATTGCTGTTCTGTCCGGAATCGGTCGCCCAAGAGTATACCGACGACTACGCCGTGATCGCTGGTGTCGCTGGAGCAACGGATACGCACGTCGTCCACGAGCGCGAGGATCCGACCGTGATGGGCGGTGTCGTCGAGAGCGGAAAAGAGGCCTACGAGATGAGCGGCTACGAGCCTGACGACATCGACGTCGCTGAACTCCACGACATGTTCACGATCCTTGAGTTTCTCCAGATGGAAGGGCTGGACTTCGCCGAACAGGGCGAGGCCTGGCAGCTCGTCGAAGAGGGGTACACCGAGAAGGACGGCGACCTGCCGGTCAACACGTCCGGCGGGCTGAAGTCAAAGGGCCACCCGCTGGGCGCGAGCGGCGTCGCCCAGGCCGTCGAAATCTATGAACAGCTCGTTGGCGAGGCCGGTCCACGACAGGTTGAGGCCGACGTCGGTCTCTGCTGTAACGTCGGCGGTTTCGGCAACTGTGTGATCACCACCATCATGGAGGCAGCAGAATGACAATGGAAGCAACGCGCTATGCGGACGGTTCGATCAGCTATCCTGGCCATCCGCGCGGCCCCGACGGCGCGGAACCGGTGGAGACGATCGATCTCAGCGAATACACCGCCGAGGTCGTGACGTGGACGACCTCGACAGCAACGCCGCCCGGCGTCCGTGAGCCGAATACGCTTGCGATCGTCGAATTCGACGTCGACGGCGAGGCGGTTCGGGCGATCGGACAGGTGACGACTGACGATGTCGAGACCGGTGACAAGGTCCGAGCGGTCTCCGTCGAGGAACTGCGCGAGCCGGGTGCCGGGATTCGGGACCCAGAGAGTCAGGCCTGGAATGGCTATCGATTCGAGCCTGTGTGAACTGGAATGGCTGATGCCATCAATGACTAGTGAACTACGCGACCTGCCAGCGATCGACCGTATCGGCTACGACGGTATCGAGGACCGAACGATAGTCAGGTGTTGGTTCTGAAACGGGGCAAAGCTGCGGTACCGCGAGCGTGAAGACGGAACTGTCCGCGAGGATCTGGTTCCCCCAGGTCCCAGATCGTGTGGAAAACAGTCGACGTTATCGCAAACGACAATCGGAAGGGGCTAGCTGCATGCGCATGTCTCGTCGAAGCGCTCGCCGAGTATAACTGGTATGGTATATCCGTAGTAAATAGCTAATGGTTGTGAACCACCAGCCAGTTGTCGGCTCGCAGCGGCCGGTTCGCTCGTCCAACTACGCTAATTTTCCAATGAATAGGTTCCATCGACTCGTGAACGGCAGTGCACACCCGATCGCCCGCCGGCCTAGCGGCGGTAGGGACTGGCAAACCGTCCACTAGTATCCACTACTAGTCGTCCGCCGACGCAGGCGTCGAACCGACATCCGTCGTCTCGTAGAGCTGCTCGGCGTGCTCGAGGACCGCCTCGGCCTCGCTCTCGGAGACACCAGCCGGATCGAACCGTGCCCGTTCGTACCCCTCCGTTACCGTCTGCAACGCCTCGTCGACATCGTCGTCCGTCTGTGCCAGACATCGGTGATGGAACTCCCAGTGGGTGAGTGCGCTGCTCGCGTCGATCCGCGCCGCGAGGCGCTCTCGCAGGGCAGCGTAGCAGGCGGTGATCGCGGCGTTCGGACGGCCACTCACAAGGCGGTCGGTTGCCGGCTCGAGGAGCGGGGGCGGCGCCGGCTCGGGCGACGGCCGAGGCTCAGCTGCGGGAACGGCCGACTCGGCCGGCCGTGTCGGTGGTGGCGGCGCCGACGACCGCCGGATCAGATACGCGACGCCGACGAGGGCCCCGACGGCCACCGCTGCGAGGCAGATCCAGGCCCACGATGGCGCCGCGGTCTCGGAGCCGGCCGGGAACTCGACCGTCGTCGCCGCCCGTGTCGCTCCGAGGTTCGAGCCCGTGCCGTCGTAGATGGCGGTCACGGGGACCGTCCCGTCGGCGATCGATTCCGACACGATCACCGAGGTGTCGAACGAGCCGGTCTCGTCCGTCGTGGTCGTTGCAATCGGCGAGCCGTCGGCGCGAAGCTGGATCGATTCGTTCGCGACGGCATCGCCGTTCGCCTCGAGGACGCCGTCGACGGTGAGTTGCCGCTCGCCGGTCCGAGTGGCCGTCAGGGCAAGTTCGGGGTCGACTTCCACCACGGTGACGGTCGTGGCCGCGCTGACGCCCGCGAGCACTCGCTCCTCAAACGGGAGCCGGACCCGAAGCGTCCGCTCGCCGGCGGGAACGGAGGCGGGAATCGTGACGCACGTTGCGAGCGTGCCGGTGCTCGGTTCGGCCTGCCCCAGTCGCTGCCCGCCGAGTAACACGACGAGTGGGACGTCGTCGATCGGCGTTCCGTTCGCAGTGAGGTCGGCGCGCACGGTCACGGGCTCGCCGTATGCGACGGTGTCGGCGTATCTCTAACCTTATGCCCTCCAAGTCAGCTAAATAGGGCACTTTGTGTGATCAGATTACGAATGGCGACAGTGCTAGTGGTCGGTTGGAGTAGACTCTCCGTTTAGAGCTAATCATGGTATGTCTAAACATGCCATCTATAAACGCCTGTAAACTCTAGTGGGGTTATGGACACTGACTGGACCGGAGGGAACGAATCGGCTATTGACCGATGGAATCAGCTCCATGAGGCACTTGCTGACGAATCACGGCGCATGGTGATCTATTCGTTACTGGATGTTCCGAAGGAACGGCGACTTCCATTGCCCGAAGCCGCACAATCACCGAATGTATCAACAGATCCAGAAACATTACAGCTACAACTAGAACATCATCACCTTCCAAAGTTAGCTGATGCGGGGTACATTCGATGGGAGCACGATCCGTTTTGCGTCCAGCGTGGTCCCTGTTACGAGGAAGTCGAAATCGTTTTTGAACAGATGATTGAATCACTCGATCAGTTCCCGGAGACACTAATTGGTGGTTGTGAAATTTTCGAGGAGTTGCATGAAGCTGGATAGTGTCGAGTTCACTACGAGGGTGATTGAATGCTTGGCTGATGCCGATGGGTTGGAACCAACCGAGTTAGACTATAATCTTCATGACTACATCGACCCTGATGTTTTGAGAAAATTGGGAGAGATGGAAAGAGGAACATGGGAAATAACGTTTCAAGTGTCTGATCACCAAGTGACGATCAATCAAGACGGAGGGATAATTATCGATGGGGCAAAATATAATTGAGATTGGTTATTATCATTAGAGCATGACTTTGTAGTCACGCCCAGAAGGTGGCCATCGGAATCCGCTTGCGAGCGGTAACTGCCACCAATCGCTCGCCGAGCAACCGAGCGCGACCGCACGGCGGCGAACCCGTGCACCGCGATTGACACCCTCGAGACCGTGGTGCGACAGGTTCACCACCGTGGGAGAGATAAGCAATGGTGGGCAGAACATCGATATTGAGCCGGAGTACGCCGCAAATCCGCTTCCGGATTCCGTCTCCATCCACGAACCTGCGCCGGTTGCTCGACAATGGACGAGCCAACTGGCGAGGGATCCGAGATCGGCTTGAAAAAGGAATCTAATGGGTCTGTCTGTAGTGTACTGACGCCGACAGAGCAACACTAGGGAGGCAACTGGTCGACCGACCGCAGGACGACCGACGCGACTGCGGGCGAGCGGACGATCGCGGTGACGGCGACCAGCGCCTATCGTGCTCGCGAGCGAACCGACGCCGGTCGAGCGCCACTGGGCGACGAGCGAGACGGCGGACCGCCCGCCGCTGGCGAATACCAGACGCAGCCGTCGCACCGCACTCGAGCGACAGGACCCGCCCCGGTCCGTGAGCGGCGCCGCAAGGGGCTGGCCCAGAGCGCTTGGACACCGCGGCACAGACGCCCCATCTGGCGATCGAATAGCCGCTAGCGTCCGCAGAGTGGCGGCGATCAGTGAGTGACGGCCGAGCGCCCTGACGCCGATCGACGTCTCGGTGGCGGCGAGCCCCATCACGGCCAGCCCCCCGAGACGCAGCAGGGGGCCCCGGCGCCGAGCCCACGTCGCCGGGCGCGTGCACGAGCCTGAACCGGCCGTGGCGCCAGCCATCGCGGCCGCTCTCGAGGGGCTCCTCGCCCTGTCGTTCGGGGGAGACGAGCGGCGTCGCCGCGATGACGAGACCCTGCTCGTAACCACGCCGGCGACTGGCTTCGGGCGACGACGTTGTACGACGGCGTCTCCGACGCCGACGTGACGGTTCTGGCAGTCGACACGCCGTCGAACGACGATGGACGCATCGACTGGGCCCGCGAGGCGGCCGCCGAGGCGACAGGCGAGACGCTCGCGGACAGCAGTGACCGGCACCTCGTCGTCGTGAAGAGCACCGCGGAGGAGTGAGCGCGTGCTCGAGCCGGTGACACCGCGAAGCCCGGTGAGCGCGGGCTGACGCCAGCGGGCCGCCGCGAGGGCAGCGCCGGCACCGACGTCCGTCACCCCGACACGCTCATTGGCGGCCCGAAGTCAGCGTGGGCGACTGACCGCCTCCAACCACGCTGCGAGCGCGCCTCGAGACCCGTCGCGCCGATGCGAGAGCGATTCCTGAACTCGAGTACCCCGCAAGCGCCGCGCTCGGCTGGGAACCGACCGACGAGAGCGACGGGGCGGTTCGCGACGCGGCGCGGGAGCGGTGCGCGGAACTCGCGGAGTAGCCCGCCACAGTCGAGTTGCGGACAACGACTCGCACATGTCCCCGATATATCCCAGTTCGATGCCGCCAGCACAGCCACCCCGACTTGTCTCATCACGGGCTGCTCTAGAATACACCGCTGGAGAGGATAATCACCTCTCTTGATGGTTTGATAGATATATATGGTACGTTATCATATAGGCAGGTCACGGAGAAGAGGGTGGTAGGAGACCCGTACTGAGAGCGCATCGGCATGTTCGCGGTGACACCACGGAATCCGACCGATAACGAAATCATATGGAGAACGCCTGGAATGACTGCCACAGATCCTATGTTGGAGACAGGTGGAGTGATCGACATCGTATCAGTTATCGCGTGGATTGCGGCCGAGCTTGTTGCGGTCCTCGGGCTTGGTGCGCTCACGGCTCTCGGCGTCCTTCTCGTGGTCTGGAATCAGGTCAAGCGGAGTGAGACAGATACTGTTGAATTATCACATAGTCAACCAGAGCTTGGCACTGATCGAGAGCGGGTTCACAGGCTGCTTCAGGAGAACGGGGGGCGGATGAAACAGTCCGAGATCGTTGACGCAGTCGACTGGTCGAAAGCCAAGGTCAGTCGTTTGTTGTCGACCTTGGAAGAAGACGGGGAGATCACGAAGGTCGCTGTGGGTCGGGAGAATCTCATCTTCCTTCCCGGTCACGAACCCACTGCAGCCACATCGTAGGACCGGGATTCGGGCGGGTCTTGCTTCTCACGGTGCACTATCTTGCTCGCGGCCTACTCGCTCGGTTCCCTAGGATTGCGTTTTCCGACCGCATCTGGACTGAGGTCCTCGAGGAGTTGTGTGGTCACGAATGAGTCACTGCTTGAGTGAGGTTGGTATTCGCCGGAGCAGAACTTGCATTGCGTCACGTCGTCCGGGAGACGGGAGAGTGGGTGTTCGGTAACCTCCCGAGCACGGGTAAGACCGTGGCAGTCGGGGGAGGTGTGGTAGTGGGTGCGTCTGGCAGCGACGTACACCGGTTCGTCGGTAGTCATGAGAGCCCACCCTGCTGATTCACTGCGCTCCCGTCTTGGAGTTCCCGGTAGGTCGTACAGGTGGGACAGCCGTGGACGTCACCATTGATACCAAACACCCGGATGAAATCCTGGGTAACGTACTCACCGCATTCAGGCATGCAGGAACCACACTCCGTTCACCGCGTCCCAGTTTCTCTGGGCAACTCGTTCATATTCGGTCATTTGTCGGCTGAAAGACTGAGAAGGATGAGGATCGAGTGCCATGATAGCTGTGCGTGACACGTGGACTGCTCTCATCCTCCTCGTCTCCCAGTCTCAGTATCGCTACATAATATTTCTGGATAATACTTGTGACCCCAGGCCCAGCTGTGCGGCTGGCGATCTCCTATCACTCACCGACAACTGCGGCAGTTACCCGGTAAGTTCCTTCCGAATCAATGCCGGCGTATCGAAGATGGCGATCGCAATCGTGGTGAGGCCGAACGCAAGTACGCCCGCTGCACCGAGGGGCTTGCAACAAGTTCCTCGAGGGCGGCGAACCAGGTGACGGGCTGAAAGTCGGCGCTATCGCGGGGGTCATTCTGCTCATTCCGATGGTGCTCGTGGAATGTTCTTCATGATGGTCTTCGTGGGCTTCGGAACTGGTGGTACTCCCCTCGCGTTCGGTATGATGGCGATCTTCATGCTGATGTTTGGTGCCCTGTATACCGTCGGTTTAAGCGTTGCCGGCGGTTACTCGTCCCGATCGCTTCTGCCTCCGTCACTGTCTAGTTCAGTGAATGATTCAGTTCCACATGAGCAGCCTCTCTTGCGACCAACTGGTCGGATCGTGCCATCTGTCAGCCGCTCCGATGTATAGATATTCCCGCAGTCATCACACTGGGCAAGGATCCGTATCCGTCCTGATTCACTCGCCATGCTCCCAGTAGGCGGAGTCACTCCTTTAATCATCATATTGATTACCGATATAGTAACCGACTGCTAAACATCCCTCCCTTTCACAGGGAGATTCCGCTGTTTGGAGATATCATGGTACTTGCTTACGAATGCCACGCCAACGCGTAACCTTGTCGATCCCAATTCTCTCCGTATGACCTCACCCGGAGAAGACGATTCCGAGAATACGGTTGTCGAGGTCGAATTCGAAGTTTCTGACCCTCGATATCCGTTAGTCGCACTTTCTGCAGAAACCGGGTGTACGGCAGAACTCATTCAGATACTGCCGCGAAGCAGTGGGGCCTATACCGTCTTTCATCGGATCAGCGGCGCACCGCCGGATCAGGTTCTTGACTTCACCCGTGCCTATGATGGCTTTGATGCACGAGTCGTGAGCGAAGGCGAGAAGAACGCGATTATCGAATTTCGGATCAGTGAGGGCGAAGAGTTTTTCACCATCAGTTTGACTGACGCTGGTGCGATCCCGACGCAATTAGAAAGTGATGACGGCGTCGCTCATATTGTCGCCGAGATCCCCGCGATCTATTCTGCATCGGAGGTGATTGACTGTTTCCAGGAAACATATCCCTCAATGGAAATTACCGCACGACGCCAGAAAGACTATCCTGTCCCCTTGTTCCAGCAGCAGGAGCTTCAGGAGACGCTTACTCGCCTCCTTACCGCGCGTCAACATGAGGTCCTGTTATTGGCCTATACGAACGGTTACTACGATTGGCCGCGCGGGAAGACCGGTGAAGAACTCGCGGACGAACTCGGGGTGACATATGCGACATTTGCAGAACACTTGCGGAAAGCCGAAGATATAGTATTTTCGCTGATATTTAGTGGACAGTGACTGAATTCATCCCCCTAATTGGCGTCTCACGGGTAGCGCACGGCAGATCGGCGACAGTAATCCAGCGTATTACTGCGAGCGGTCAAACGTACAGTGTTCTGCTTCCAGGAGATCAACGACTTCGTCACGGAAATTCCGCTCGAGGGCAGGGATGAGCTGCTCCGCAGTAGGCCCGAGTTCGATCATATCCTCCTGCTGCGCGTAGTCCACAACGTCGGCTTCAGCTAACGGTGGAAGATGGTCGTGATAGAGAGCGAGATAGATCTGCAGTCGTTCCTGGAGGTGTTCATCCGCTGGCTCGTTCAGTTTCCAGATCGTGATTTGATGGGCAACATCAGCCAACTGTACGGGATTAGCATACCGGTGCAGGTAGTACAGGAGATACCGCCGAGAGGGATGGGCCAGGAGTTCCTCGATATCGGTCTCAGAGAGGTCGGTCGAGATCGTCTGCGTCCCGCTCATCCGTTCGCTACTACCTCTTTTTGCCGTTCACCTGGTCTTGCTACTGCTCTCAGGGGGGTGATCAGCGTCTTCTGCCCGCCGATTATATTCGCCAGTGGTACCATCAGCCAATAATAGAAACTCATAGAAACCCCATAACAGTTTCCATCAGAGGGAAACTAGTCCAGAGTCGTATACAGACATCCCCTGACTGCCGTGACTTGAACTCAACGCCGCGAAGAACATCGGCTTACGGTGTCAGTGTCTTACCCGTTCTGTAGATGGTCCTGTGCGTCTCCACTTCTGCGTATAGCGTGTATTCGTCTGGCGTGGTATCGCAGACCGCTATTTCCCGTGTGTTCTACCGTCAACCGT
This window harbors:
- a CDS encoding bacterio-opsin activator domain-containing protein, which codes for MTSPGEDDSENTVVEVEFEVSDPRYPLVALSAETGCTAELIQILPRSSGAYTVFHRISGAPPDQVLDFTRAYDGFDARVVSEGEKNAIIEFRISEGEEFFTISLTDAGAIPTQLESDDGVAHIVAEIPAIYSASEVIDCFQETYPSMEITARRQKDYPVPLFQQQELQETLTRLLTARQHEVLLLAYTNGYYDWPRGKTGEELADELGVTYATFAEHLRKAEDIVFSLIFSGQ
- a CDS encoding OB-fold domain-containing protein, which translates into the protein MTMEATRYADGSISYPGHPRGPDGAEPVETIDLSEYTAEVVTWTTSTATPPGVREPNTLAIVEFDVDGEAVRAIGQVTTDDVETGDKVRAVSVEELREPGAGIRDPESQAWNGYRFEPV
- a CDS encoding formate/nitrite transporter family protein, which codes for MVTEQTPTPAILRSLIESGEHEIRRETTGLALSGFSAGLDIGFGPLLMAVMLTLSQGGYGDLGTELLLASAYSIGFIFVILGRSELFTEHTTIAVMPVLAGRATTRELAHLWGVIYVSNVVGGALFTLLVVTLMPNLGVASPEAFESIAHKLVNHDLEWLFVAGIFAGWLMGLVAWLVTAAQGTVGRVLFVWLVTASIGILHLPHSIAGNVEVLFGLFLSPTVTLVDYIAFLVLSTLGNAIGGVVFVGLLKYGHVVRGGG
- a CDS encoding rubrerythrin-like domain-containing protein, which codes for MNRDQDVEDDTSEMTSEYECLQYGRIVKAETNPGECEKCGGDFQNRAKSVE
- a CDS encoding HalOD1 output domain-containing protein, which translates into the protein MKLDSVEFTTRVIECLADADGLEPTELDYNLHDYIDPDVLRKLGEMERGTWEITFQVSDHQVTINQDGGIIIDGAKYN
- a CDS encoding DUF7563 family protein, which gives rise to MPECGEYVTQDFIRVFGINGDVHGCPTCTTYRELQDGSAVNQQGGLS
- a CDS encoding helix-turn-helix transcriptional regulator, yielding MTATDPMLETGGVIDIVSVIAWIAAELVAVLGLGALTALGVLLVVWNQVKRSETDTVELSHSQPELGTDRERVHRLLQENGGRMKQSEIVDAVDWSKAKVSRLLSTLEEDGEITKVAVGRENLIFLPGHEPTAATS
- a CDS encoding DUF4129 domain-containing protein, coding for MTVRADLTANGTPIDDVPLVVLLGGQRLGQAEPSTGTLATCVTIPASVPAGERTLRVRLPFEERVLAGVSAATTVTVVEVDPELALTATRTGERQLTVDGVLEANGDAVANESIQLRADGSPIATTTTDETGSFDTSVIVSESIADGTVPVTAIYDGTGSNLGATRAATTVEFPAGSETAAPSWAWICLAAVAVGALVGVAYLIRRSSAPPPPTRPAESAVPAAEPRPSPEPAPPPLLEPATDRLVSGRPNAAITACYAALRERLAARIDASSALTHWEFHHRCLAQTDDDVDEALQTVTEGYERARFDPAGVSESEAEAVLEHAEQLYETTDVGSTPASADD
- a CDS encoding DUF7344 domain-containing protein, yielding MSGTQTISTDLSETDIEELLAHPSRRYLLYYLHRYANPVQLADVAHQITIWKLNEPADEHLQERLQIYLALYHDHLPPLAEADVVDYAQQEDMIELGPTAEQLIPALERNFRDEVVDLLEAEHCTFDRSQ
- a CDS encoding thiolase C-terminal domain-containing protein, encoding MAPTQATDGQSERVAVIGASMTQFGQREEWILDLLAEAGSECLDDAGVDAAEIDHLYVSNMTSGEFEGMTGVMNALVHDLNAMPAYTQRVDQTSSSGGAGIYAAWQSIMSGASEMTLLVGGEKMTHKTTGESTDIIASIGHPVEYKHGVTLPSFAGLTARHYLERFDVPRASLAKVAVKNHKNGVDNPNAQFQREVDLETVVESPIIADPLRLYDFCPVTDGSAALLFCPESVAQEYTDDYAVIAGVAGATDTHVVHEREDPTVMGGVVESGKEAYEMSGYEPDDIDVAELHDMFTILEFLQMEGLDFAEQGEAWQLVEEGYTEKDGDLPVNTSGGLKSKGHPLGASGVAQAVEIYEQLVGEAGPRQVEADVGLCCNVGGFGNCVITTIMEAAE
- a CDS encoding MarR family transcriptional regulator, encoding MMSTSKHQVTVPDGLTSPQAKLIYLALQAQEEATVTDLQQMLRMPKLTLLPILTSLVENELIQRTEAGYAS